One genomic segment of Centropristis striata isolate RG_2023a ecotype Rhode Island chromosome 13, C.striata_1.0, whole genome shotgun sequence includes these proteins:
- the ddx5 gene encoding probable ATP-dependent RNA helicase DDX5 isoform X1, with protein sequence MPGYSDRDRGRDRDRDRGYGGGPPRFGGNRGGGGGGGGGGKFGNPGERLRKKQWNLDELPKFEKNFYQQHPDVSRRSPQEVDAYRRAKTITVKGRECPNPIAKFHEASFPSYVMDVINKMNWTEPTPIQAQGWPLALSGQDMVGIAQTGSGKTLSYLLPAIVHINHQPFLERGDGPICLVLAPTRELAQQVQQVAAEYGRASRLKSTCIYGGAPKGPQIRDLERGVEICIATPGRLIDFLESGKTNLRRCTYLVLDEADRMLDMGFEPQIRKIVDQIRPDRQTLMWSATWPKEVRQLAEDFLKEYVQINVGALQLSANHNILQIVDVCNDGEKENKLIRLLEEIMSEKENKTIIFVETKRRCDDLTRRMRRDGWPAMGIHGDKSQQERDWVLNEFKYGKAPILIATDVASRGLDVEDVKFVINFDYPNNSEDYIHRIGRTARSQKTGTAYTFFTPNNMRQAGDLIAVLREANQAINPKLLQMAEDRGGRSRGGRGGDYRDDRRDRYSGRRDFGSFRDRDNGRGFDNGPNKAFGTNSQNGGYGGGTNGSSNGFSGSSYNGNGQSNFNNQTAAFGGQNFQAQQFALPKGGAQTGASHPPFPFPQAQAPQQHPPPLVPYPMPPQFSQ encoded by the exons ATGCCTGGATATTCCGACAGAGACCGCGGcagagacagagatagagacagAGG CTATGGCGGCGGTCCTCCTCGCTTTGGTGGCAAccgtggaggtggtggtggaggaggaggtggtggaaaGTTCGGCAACCCCGGTGAACGTCTCCGGAAGAAACAATGGAACCTGGACGAGCTCCCAAAGTTTGAGAAAAACTTCTACCAGCAGCATCCCGACGTTTCCCGGAGGTCTCCG CAAGAAGTTGACGCATACAGAAGagccaaaacaattacagttaAGGGGAGAGAATGTCCAAATCCTATTGCCAAGTTCCATGAGGCCAGCTTCCCAT cTTATGTGATGGATGTGATCAACAAAATGAACTGGACTGAACCAACACCAATCCAGGCTCAAGGCTGGCCTCTGGCTCTCAGTGGTCAGGATATGGTTGGCATTGCACAGACCGGCTCTGGCAAGACTCTCTCT TATCTGTTGCCTGCAATTGTACACATCAACCACCAGCCTTTCCTGGAGCGTGGAGATGGACCCATT TGTTTGGTGCTTGCCCCAACCCGTGAGTTGGCACAGCAGGTGCAACAGGTGGCTGCAGAATACGGCAGAGCTTCTCGCCTGAAGTCTACCTGTATTTATGGAGGAGCACCAAAGGGACCCCAGATCCGTGATCTGGAAAGAG GTGTGGAGATCTGCATCGCCACTCCAGGAAGGCTCATCGACTTCCTTGAGTCTGGAAAGACAAACCTCCGTCGTTGCACTTACCTTGTGCTGGATGAGGCCGACAGAATGTTGGACATGGGTTTTGAGCCACAGATCCGAAAAATCGTCGACCAAATCAGA cctgaCCGTCAGACTCTGATGTGGAGTGCCACTTGGCCCAAAGAGGTCCGCCAGCTGGCAGAAGACTTCCTGAAGGAGTACGTCCAGATCAATGTTGGGGCACTTCAGCTCAGTGCCAACCACAACATCCTGCAGATAGTTGATGTCTGCAATGACGGAGAGAAGGAAAACAA acTCATCCGTCTGCTTGAAGAAATCATGAGTGAGAAGGAGAACAAGACCATCATCTTTGTAGAGACAAAGAGGCGTTGTGATGACCTCACCAGGAGGATGAGAAGGGATGG GTGGCCAGCTATGGGTATCCATGGAGATAAAAGCCAGCAGGAAAGAGACTGGGTTCTCAATG agttCAAATATGGAAAGGCTCCAATTCTCATTGCTACAGATGTGGCCTCCAGGGGTCTAG ATGTTGAAGATGTGAAATTTGTCATCAACTTTGACTACCCCAACAACTCTGAGGACTATATCCACCGCATTGGTAGAACAGCTCGTAGCCAAAAGACTGGCACAGCTTACACCTTCTTCACTCCAAACAACATGAGGCAGGCCGGTGACCTCATCGCTGTGCTCCGCGAAGCCAACCAGGCAATCAACCCCAAGCTCCTCCAAATGGCGGAAGACAGAGGAG GTCGTTCAAGGGGCGGCCGAGGTGGTGATTACAGAGATGACCGTCGGGATAGGTATTCTGGAAGGCGTGATTTTGGCAGTTTTAGGGACCGGGACAACGGTAGAGGGTTTGACAACGGACCAAATAAAGCCTTTGGCACAAATTCACAGAATGGAGGTTATGGGGGCGGTACCAACGGCAGCAGCAATGGCTTCAGCGGAAGCAGCTACAACGGTAATGGACAGTCCAACTTTAACAACCAAACTGCAGCCTTCGGAGGCCAGAACTTCCAGGCTCAACAGTTTGCTCTCCCTAAGGGTGGCGCACAGACTGGTGCAAGTCATCCCCCATTCCCCTTCCCCCAGGCACAGGCTCCACAGCAGCACCCTCCACCACTGGTGCCGTACCCCATGCCTCCTCAGTTCTCTCAGTAA
- the ddx5 gene encoding probable ATP-dependent RNA helicase DDX5 isoform X2, with protein MPGYSDRDRGRDRDRDRGYGGGPPRFGGNRGGGGGGGGGGKFGNPGERLRKKQWNLDELPKFEKNFYQQHPDVSRRSPQEVDAYRRAKTITVKGRECPNPIAKFHEASFPSYVMDVINKMNWTEPTPIQAQGWPLALSGQDMVGIAQTGSGKTLSYLLPAIVHINHQPFLERGDGPICLVLAPTRELAQQVQQVAAEYGRASRLKSTCIYGGAPKGPQIRDLERGVEICIATPGRLIDFLESGKTNLRRCTYLVLDEADRMLDMGFEPQIRKIVDQIRPDRQTLMWSATWPKEVRQLAEDFLKEYVQINVGALQLSANHNILQIVDVCNDGEKENKLIRLLEEIMSEKENKTIIFVETKRRCDDLTRRMRRDGWPAMGIHGDKSQQERDWVLNEFKYGKAPILIATDVASRGLDVEDVKFVINFDYPNNSEDYIHRIGRTARSQKTGTAYTFFTPNNMRQAGDLIAVLREANQAINPKLLQMAEDRGGKSNWSFKGRPRW; from the exons ATGCCTGGATATTCCGACAGAGACCGCGGcagagacagagatagagacagAGG CTATGGCGGCGGTCCTCCTCGCTTTGGTGGCAAccgtggaggtggtggtggaggaggaggtggtggaaaGTTCGGCAACCCCGGTGAACGTCTCCGGAAGAAACAATGGAACCTGGACGAGCTCCCAAAGTTTGAGAAAAACTTCTACCAGCAGCATCCCGACGTTTCCCGGAGGTCTCCG CAAGAAGTTGACGCATACAGAAGagccaaaacaattacagttaAGGGGAGAGAATGTCCAAATCCTATTGCCAAGTTCCATGAGGCCAGCTTCCCAT cTTATGTGATGGATGTGATCAACAAAATGAACTGGACTGAACCAACACCAATCCAGGCTCAAGGCTGGCCTCTGGCTCTCAGTGGTCAGGATATGGTTGGCATTGCACAGACCGGCTCTGGCAAGACTCTCTCT TATCTGTTGCCTGCAATTGTACACATCAACCACCAGCCTTTCCTGGAGCGTGGAGATGGACCCATT TGTTTGGTGCTTGCCCCAACCCGTGAGTTGGCACAGCAGGTGCAACAGGTGGCTGCAGAATACGGCAGAGCTTCTCGCCTGAAGTCTACCTGTATTTATGGAGGAGCACCAAAGGGACCCCAGATCCGTGATCTGGAAAGAG GTGTGGAGATCTGCATCGCCACTCCAGGAAGGCTCATCGACTTCCTTGAGTCTGGAAAGACAAACCTCCGTCGTTGCACTTACCTTGTGCTGGATGAGGCCGACAGAATGTTGGACATGGGTTTTGAGCCACAGATCCGAAAAATCGTCGACCAAATCAGA cctgaCCGTCAGACTCTGATGTGGAGTGCCACTTGGCCCAAAGAGGTCCGCCAGCTGGCAGAAGACTTCCTGAAGGAGTACGTCCAGATCAATGTTGGGGCACTTCAGCTCAGTGCCAACCACAACATCCTGCAGATAGTTGATGTCTGCAATGACGGAGAGAAGGAAAACAA acTCATCCGTCTGCTTGAAGAAATCATGAGTGAGAAGGAGAACAAGACCATCATCTTTGTAGAGACAAAGAGGCGTTGTGATGACCTCACCAGGAGGATGAGAAGGGATGG GTGGCCAGCTATGGGTATCCATGGAGATAAAAGCCAGCAGGAAAGAGACTGGGTTCTCAATG agttCAAATATGGAAAGGCTCCAATTCTCATTGCTACAGATGTGGCCTCCAGGGGTCTAG ATGTTGAAGATGTGAAATTTGTCATCAACTTTGACTACCCCAACAACTCTGAGGACTATATCCACCGCATTGGTAGAACAGCTCGTAGCCAAAAGACTGGCACAGCTTACACCTTCTTCACTCCAAACAACATGAGGCAGGCCGGTGACCTCATCGCTGTGCTCCGCGAAGCCAACCAGGCAATCAACCCCAAGCTCCTCCAAATGGCGGAAGACAGAGGAGGTAAATCTAATTG GTCGTTCAAGGGGCGGCCGAGGTGGTGA